The Cutaneotrichosporon cavernicola HIS019 DNA, chromosome: 3 region CCGAGTCCCACCCTCCTGCTTTGCCTCGAGGTACGAACAAACGCATCGTGTCGACCAGCAGCGAGCCACGTCACAGCCACTACCGCTGGATGGAGTGGACATACTCGCTTCCAACCTCAACCACACGGCTGTTGTGACTCCAACGGTTAGCATGAGGGAGACGAACAGCTCTTCTGGTGAAACAAGTCGGGTgggaggtcgtcggcgctctTGCAGGCTTGAGGCTGAATTACCAGGATTACCAGGGGGTATGATTGTGACTTGTGATCATCATTCCGCGTCCCTGAAAGTCAGTCCCGTTCATCCCCATCACTCTTCACTCTTCTCTCACATCAGCCATCATCATGCCCATTACTCAGGCAGTCATCGCCGAGGTACGCAACTCCCGTACTGTTCTGACAGCAGCACCGcaacctcgaggcgcaGTTAAGCGCGACAGCGTACGCGCCGCCCACGCTCGCCCAGGTTCGTgcgcaggccgagcgcgtgctTGCCGCCATCGCGGCTGACCAGGCTGGCCTGGACGCGCTGAAGCGGCGGACGTGAgtgccgaggtggaggccTTGGGATAGGGAGGAaaaggaaggtggggtGGAGGATGGTGGAGGAACAGCCGAGGTCGGGGAGTTGAGGCAAACgtggggaggaggtccgggaggaggcggagattgtagctgacatcagtgAGAGGGAACACAAAGACTGGCGCGACATCGAAACCCGCACCCTCAAACGTCTATGGGTACGCGTCAAGCACCCGATCCACGGCCGCGAACGCCTGACCGACCTCGAAGCAAAagaggaggccgagtaCGTTGCAGCGCGAACGGCCGAACTGTCCGCCGCTGCCCGGCTCGATTTGCTCAAGTCGCAATCTACTGCTCTACAGCAACAAGTTGGGCAACTGTCTTCTGTGGCCGATTCGAacgcccgcgccgcggcggctcTGCAGGCCCTCTACTCTGTCGCGTTTGATGGTCCTACTCCCCAGTTTCCGCAGGAGGACGCGGTTGAGGGGGCCTACACCGCCGCTGTAAGGGAGTATGAGACTGCGCAGGGGGCGAGATGGGCTGAGGGGGAGGCGTTAAGGCTTCTTAAGGAAGCTGATCAGTTGTTGGGTAGCGCGATCAAGACTACGCGTGGAGTGAGCCCATCAGAGAtgaggggaggagggctgACATAAGGCGGGAGACTTTGCGACGATCAACTCATACGGCGGGCCGGCCAACTTTGATATTCTAGAGCGCAGTGagctcgccggcgcgcagcgcgacgcggaCCAGGCGCGTCTTCTCGTCCAGCAGGCGGGACAGGTGCTACCGGGTATGCCGGGAATCCAGGCGGTGGAGCTACCCAAGGGGTGAGTGAGGAGGAATAGAGCACGAGAGCATGCCCACAGAACGAGACTATCTGGGCCCCGACGCCTGGCATTCAGACGACTGGGCACCAGCGGACTCCACGCAGTGATGGCCGAGCTTCACACACACGCCCTCACTATGCCCTCAAACTGGACAGTACTGACCGCAGCAACATGGTCGCCGACGTCTTCTTCGACACGACCTGGTCCGAGCTCGCATTCCAGGGTCGGATTGACGCAGCTGACACCCATCTACAGAATGCGCGCAAGAGCCTCGGGGTCATCATCGAGCAGGTCCAGCGGCAAGTCGGCTCGAGCAGCCCCGCTGCGCAGGCTGCTTTGCAACGCCTGGAACagacgcgcgccgccctGTTCGAGGTGCGCCGCAACATCATGAACAGCTTGTAACCTATGCGTGCTTTATCTTCTTCTACATACGATGTCCAGTAATGCACACCAtgcttcttcttcttctcacAGGCGCGCAGCCTCACCCTCTGCACCGCCCAGGAGGTCGCGCAGGAACGCGTCGTTAGTCGGCTTGCGGCCGAGCagagcgacgagcgagTCCATCTCGTCACGGCTGCCGCCAACCTTGAGGATCTCATTCCGGTACTTCATACCGTTCTCTGGCGACATTGGTGCCTTGCTGAACACGGTCTCGAACATGTCCGCTGCAAACACAAGCGAGTAGAGGTAGCCGTAGtagctggggtcagctaACACCCGATAGCAGTTGGCTGGAAGGAAGACTCACCCAGCACCATAGCCGCCGACGATGTGCGCGAAGCCACTCTGGCCACCGATGTACTCGCCCTTGGTGGTCACGAGCGAGACGTCCTTGCGCAGGTCGCACCACAGCTTGGTCTGGTCGATGTTCTCCTTGGACGTGTGGAGCGTCATGTCGTACAGCCCGAAGAAGAGCTGGCGGAGGTTAAACAGGCCCTGGTTGACATTCTTGCTCTTGACAATGCTCTGGATCAGGTCGTCCGGGAGGCTCTCGCCGGTCTCGTAGTGCGACGACATGCTCTTGAGCTGCTCAGGGAGCCAGCACCTGGGGTCAGAGGCTCGGACGCGACCGCATTACGCACCAGTTCTCAAGCATCTGCGACGGGGCCTCGACGAAGTCTCTTGCCACGTGAGTGCCGTGGAAACGGCTGAACTGCGTCCTGGAGCACAGGCCGTGGAAAGCGTGACCCATCTCGTGGAAAAACGTCACAACGTCCGAGTGCTTCATCAGCGCGGGGCGCTTGGGCGTAggcttggcgaggttggcaaCCATGCAAACGGTTGGGTACGAGCGCccgccgtcctccttggtccAGCCGGGGATCAGGCCCCagacggcggcgtggccGTATTTGTTCTCGCGCGggaagaggtcgagatACATGTACCCGAGGAACTCGGTGTCCTTACCGTCCTGGTGGTCCCACACGGCGTACGCCTCGGCGTCTGAGGTTAGCTGCAGCTGCCACGATTGCTTACCGTTGTGCCATGTGTTACCCccatgctcctcgtcgcgagGGACAGGGTAGAATTGCACGCTCAGAAGCTGCTTGTAGATGTCGAGGATAGTGGGCACGACCTTGCTCACGGGGAAGTactccttgaccttctcgtcgtcgagcgcgagcttgcgctCTGTCCAGAGACGGTCGTAGTAGCGGTAGTCCCAgaggttgagctcgtcgtccggCGCGTAACCCTTCTCCTTGTGaacctccttcttgagctcgaggaagttcttcttctccgcctcgccgagcggcgTGAGCTTCGTGCGCAAGTCGTTCAGGAAGTCCATCACCGTCTTTGAGTCCTTGGCCATCTTGATCTGGGCGTCAGTGAACATCCTGACGAACACCTACGTCAAGGATGTAGTCGGCAAAGTTCTCGAACCCAAGGATGTCGGCGACCTGCTTGCGGAGCTCGATaatctcctcgagcacagGCACGTTCTGAATCGTCTTTCCCTCGTATCCGAGCTGggcacggcggcgcgtctcGGGGTTGTCCGCGTACTGGCTGGAAGTCAGCTCCACTCCCCGGGAAAGGCCACTCACAAGATGGGCACGATGTCAGGAGTCTTGTAGGTGACCTTGTACTTGTCACCTTCCTTAGGGTAGCCCTCGATCGCGGCCTCAGgcacgccgacgagctcctcttCGGTGAAGAGAAGGAagcccttctcctcgttgCAGGCACGCTGGAAGTCAACTTCGAGGCCCATGATCTTGGTCTGGATCTTGagaagctcgtcgcgcttgctCTTCTCAAGGCCTAAACCGTTGCGCTTGCGGTCTCGGATCATGCGGTCCATGAGACGCTGCTCCTCGGAGTTGAGCTtgttctcggccttggcgtcggcctcggcgtcaaggagcGCCTGGTAGATATCCTCGCGAGCAATCGTCTTGAGTCCGTATTCCTGTTATCAGTCGCTGCACAGGAATAGTGAGGCCAAAGAGATTAGAGACGTGGACCGAGAAGGGAGGATCGACCAAGGTGGGAGAAGCTCTACTTGAGGAGTTTGACGGCGGGTGATAGGGAAGGTACGTGGACTCGAAGAAGGCATGTCACTGCGATACTCACCTGGAGCTTcttgtcggcgtcgacggaCGCATTGCGCACACCCTCGTCCTGGCTCACGTACTGCAGGAAGAGCCCGGGCTCGATGCCCTTGTCCGCCGCTGAGTCGTGGAAGGCCATGCGGCGGACCGTGTTGTCGAACGTGCGCTGGCCCTGGGGCAGCGCAGCGATCTgatcgaggagcttgtCCGTATCAGTGATGTAACTCTCGACGTTGGTCTCGATGTTCTTAGGAGTATACACCCAGTGCGGGGGCGCTGTAGGGGGCTTAgggtctggtgtcagctcgtAAGAGGTGTGTTGCACTCACAGGTAGCGGGCATGTtggagaagagggagagggagcggaTTTGTGTGAAGTACGGAGAGTGTGCCAGCGGAGAGAGTCTGGCGATGCGGGGGATGAGCGAGGCCAGCAGCATACACAAGAGAGCGGTCACCCAGTAGCGCAGCACTGTGGCGATTTGTGGTGAACTAGGTAGAAGAGGTAGTGCTGAGGACTAGAACGATGAGGATGAAAGAAAACGAGGAAACGAGGGAGCGATGGAGTGAGCGAGTGAGGGAAGGCGCGTTGGGTTGGACGCGTCATCGATTCAACCTGCCACTTGGCCGAAATTCAGGCACACTCTCACTCAAACTTGATCGCCGGACTTGACCGGAATTCTCTTTCTCACAAGCACCTTCTTCAATCCAAACCTCATAACCAACACTGACGGCGATTTCACTGTTTCCTCATGGGCTACAACAACTTACAGCTAAAGATCTGACCAGCTGACAAGTCACACCTACGCCGCAGACCTCTTTTCTGCCCATAAGAACGAACGGCCTCTCCACCCCCTCTCACACCCTCGAACCAGCACTCACCGACCGTCCTCTCCTCTAACCACCCCACAGCTTCAAAGAGTCTCCCTTTAGAGTCCCAAAAATCGACCACTGGCTGTCCCAGATCCCAAAAGGAAGCTGTTCTCCACCAGGGAGTTGAACCCTGCTCTTTCGCGGTCATGCCTTCCTTCACGATGACGATCGTCAAGGGGATTTCCGGCAGCTCTCGACTGAGAGGCGAATATACTAACCGATATACTAGTGAAGAGGCCTGAAAATCTGCTTACGGGATCGTACGTGACCTCAACGCGCCTGCTCCTGATGGCTGGTAACTGCCTCTTGCAACTGGCAGTCTCGAGGGACGAGAGCAGCGACCAAGTGCTCACCTGTGTCCCACAACACCGTCTCTCTGTTGCCGAGGGTGAGAATGTATGGTCTTTGTCCAGCGGACGTTGATCAAGACTCAGGCAACTCCGGGGTTTGTGACGACTGGAGTCCCCGCTGCATCCCCGCCTTCCTTTCGAACACTCTTTTCCGGCTGAACCGAGTGAATCAGAAAGGTATGGTGAGGTCTATGCGTGGCCTACATCGTGGCGGGTGGAGGCAGCCCAAGGACATACAAACCGCATTCGGCCCACAGATGGGCGCGGACCATGTGGGCCGGGATAAGGAATGGCGCAGAAGGGTCAAAGAGAGCACGCGATTCGGTGATCAGTGCACAGCATCGACTTGGCCTTTGGACCTGGATCGGAGCCCGTACAGTTGCTCTGGAGGGCATGTGCTCCCGGATGCCTGTGCTCGAATTCGCTCGAAGGATGTGACTGGGCTTTTCAGCAAGGACCTGTCAACACACGGTTCACATAGGATATCCATTTTATCGCAGGAATTTAATTTGTGCCGTGGCGTCACCTTGGAAGCAATCGTATTAACAGCAACCTGCACAGCTTGACGCACGCTTGTCTGCTGTCATTGTTGGGCAGTGCGCAGGTCGCTGGGATTGGGCCTCATTTGACAACACTGCTGTAACTGTGGCTACAGGGCGAAGCCTCTTTGTGACACCTCGGTTCGTTGGGCGTGCGCAGCAGCGCCTGGAGCTTGAAGGCAGAAGGGGCAGGGGCAACTTGGGTACACTCAAGCTCCTCTTCTGTGCCCCACTCTTGTCTGCCACATCCCTCGCACCGCCGACATGGTTCAGAAGAAGCCCTCTGGTGACCAACTTCGTTCGTCCCATGACCAGTGCCCAGCCGCTCGATCGCGCAATGTAGTGGGGTATATTGGCTGTCCTAAGCCCCGCGGCCCCGTGAGCCTCGCAGAGAGTAACAGATGAATGGAAAGCTGCGCTGTTAGTCACTCGTGATGACGCGGGTGAGCGAGGTAAAACAGCGTCTTAAGACACTGTATCAGTGAAGGTGGGGGTGGGTTGCTATGATCGCCTTGGCATGTGATGGGTGGCTGCAGAACATGCCGCGGCGTTACCCAGATCGCCCCCCACTCAATGCATGCAGCTGACCgaacaagctgacaccCGCTGGACATTGGGATAGGCGAGCCGCGGATGATGCTGAACCGTCGGTCCAAGCCGACTTGGATGCAGTGAACGGCTGGCTGACCGCCCGTGGGAGATCCAATCCATGTCAGATCTCGTTAGAATATGCCATTATTTTCAGATCTCATTAGAACGAGCGATATTGGATTTCCGTATTTCGAAGGCTGATTTCCGAAGCGGGAGTTGGTggaaggagatggagggaggcatgtgggggaggtgggggtAGTGGGGCAGGGCACAGGACtcgcggcgacggccaCCGGTTAGCGCCGGCTCCGATGTGGTCGGTGAATATGAGGATGGAGCATTTGGAGCAGGGCCTTCTGCCGCGGCTGTGCCCAAAGGCCGAAATATATCTCAGTCCCTGTCGGCTGGCTTTGGGCACCGGCAATCAGGCGACGATGTCTTTCATTCTGAGAGCTGCTTCTGTGAGCTGCAAGCGAGACGCAACTCCGCGTCCGCTACGACAATAGGGGAGTTGGAGGCTGGATAAAGAATCCGGGGGAGGCTGTGGAGTACGGCAGGGCAATGTAGATCACCGCGTTGCGGATCGTGGAGTTGGTGGAGTAGATATGGTGGGCACTAAACGAGGGGTAGTCACTGCGGCGCTCGCTGTGATCGTCGGTGGGCATCAGCAAGCATAAACAACTGTCATGTGCCGTATCACGGGTTTCTCTCTATCGGTCTTATCAGCTGCCATCGTGACGCTCTAGCTCATCATCGCCTGGGCGATTAATGGTGTTCACGGTTCTGACTAAGACGCTAACTGATTAGGCACAAACGGTCTAGCGGACCGAACCGACGCGGTCCTCACCACGCGAATCTGCCCGACCATCCGTCACCACATCCAGCCAGCATGCGCTCGACTTCCGCACGCCGGTGCAAGCCAGCCTCTGCCTGCTACGAGATCGCAAGAAGCGCGCAACCAACCGCTGCCGGCTCTGGTCGGCGTTGTGCTTGGTTCACTTGGGACTGCCCGATCAACGGCTTTGCGCGTCCAGTAAGAGTGCGCTCCCCTCATCGTGACTGGTCGCTGGGGTAGGTGTGGGGCACCTTGGCCCCGTGACGGTCCAGGTTCCTGCCGAGTGTACCTGGAGCTCCGAGCGTACCTGTGTGATCATGTGGGATCGACACCGTGCTTGCACACAACGTCCAAGCGCGCAAGCGCCCTCTTGATGTCCTCAAAGGTTCTAGTGGCAGTGAGGCTTAACGGACGGGGAAAGGGAGACGCACTGCGCATACGTGGTGCTTGGGATCTGGACGACGTACAACTTGGGGTACACTGGGGTGAACAGGAGGACGGATGTCCAATGACAAACTATTTCCTCGTTTACCGACTTCGGGCCGGAGAAAGGCTCAGGTTCGGCGATGTCCGGGGTATGCCGAGAGTCTCCTCGCACCATTTCCAAGCGCTTGCTGCCGACGCAATGGGAATGGCTGCACTGAAATGGGGCACAAGGGATGGGAATGCGGGGTTGGGGTCCCATGTGATAGCAGCGAGGACTGCCAAACAGGGAGGGTGCATGTGTCTGGAGACGACGACAGGACAGGGATGGTTGAGGTGCTGGGTATCTATTGTTGGCATGTGAGGGCCAGTGACGTCGACGAACACGCGCCACAGCGGATTTGAACCCTCCGGATCCCGACTGCCATCCCTTGCCTTGCTCGCCATACCCGCCTCAGCTTTGATGCCTGCCGATATGGTTGCCACACTCGACCTACACCACCCTCACCCAGGGTTCCGACAAGAtccggcggcggcagcctGGCCCCCGGCCTACTGAATCATTGTCCTAACCCGGCAGAAGCGGACTTTTGCTTCCTGGCACAGCGCTAGATATGGGGGCTGAGTCACGCCATGCAGTGTGAACCAACTTTGCTGAATGATGAACGTGGTGCCGCGAGTGGCGTGCTTCGTGCTTCTCGCAGCCCGTACAGTGGCGCTGCCAATGCACGGTGCGCCGCAATCGGTGGCGCTGGTACTGGTGATAACGCCCTGTGGATCAAACAGCATGCATGTATTGTTGGGTGAGACATTCTGAGGACACTAAACAGAACAGTAGCGCTTGCCGGCGGCAAACGGGCTTCCGCGGAATTGCGGCCGCATGCGACGAGAAGCGATAGGCGATTGTTCGAAATTCATTCTAACCATTCCAACTAACCCTTGGAGTGACTTGGGACCTTCCCACGTTGCCTCTTCCTGTACTCCTGGAACCCTCTTGATCCTTTGGCCCTTTGTGCTCTGTGCCTCTGTGCCTCTACACTGGGCACTGCAAGTAATGATGCCCCTGACAAGAATGTATGGCAGCAGGGAGAAGCGTGTGAGGGTGCAAAGGAGAGAAGGCCCGGCCTTGGTTTGTTACATTGAAACGATACCGGCACAATAGCAGAGGATGACGGGCAAACCAAGGGCCAAGGGATGACTTTGCGCCGTGCTCATACGAGACCCTCATGGCCTCATACGACGACCGGACCGATCCAGCTAAGGGAAAGACGAACGAGACACAAACATTCCGCAAAGGGTGCCCCACAGAATAATTTAGCAGGAACTCTGCACTCCTCTTCGCTGTGCCGCGGCACCGCCGATAAATGACTAACGGGCCTCGGCAGCATGTCCAGGGCCATTGCTTTCATCCTCTGCTCTCTGCCTCTCCTCCTTTTGACTCCCTCGTGCATATGCCTGGATATGTTCACCTAGACCAACTTCTGTGCGACCCGGCATTGATGAAACTCCGCGCACGGGCGCCAGCAGGGGTTGTGACGAAATAGCAATATTAATACACTGCAGCGCAGCTTTGCCCGGGCATATGGCGCCATTGCCTTGGCAGGCCGAACAGTACAGCCAAGCACACATGCTATCATACGTTGGGGGTTTTGTTCGGTATTccgcagctcggcgaggtgatGGAGAACGCGTAACGAGCCAAACAAATGTAGGAGGGGGCGCCGCCACTAACGACTTGGGGTAAAGGGTAATGAGGCAGAACTGAATGCGGTTGTCCAACCCAGTGAGCGTAATGTCAGCTGACCCGCCCGTTCGTGCCGACGGTTGAGAtacgcgctcaagctctGCCCTGGTGCCGTGTTCCGTCCACACCCGTATTCAAACCACAAGAGCCGTCCAGCCAGCCGTCAAGCCGTCCAGCGTCCAGCCGTCCAGCCCTCAATGCCACCCTCACACCTTAACCCAGGCCCTTACCGTACCTCCCTGGTTATTACCCTAACGTGCTCGTCACCCTCAACCCGCGCTGGTCGGATGCCAGACACCCAGCCCCCCCTCTCTGCCCCACCCTACccccaacctcaacctccactaTTCAACTTGAACCGTACAGCGTACAGCGGCAAAACGTAAAAAGGTAACACGAGGCTGAGGGTGCCGTGTCTAGCGCTTGGCTACATCCTGGTGGAGGGCGTAGGTGGCGCCCCCCGGGGGAATCTCAGCCAGCGCCCTGATCATTTGGGATACGACGACTACCTGACTTGAATGTACGCTTCAGATGTGATAAGCCAGTCCCCGTATCCGCCGACTGCCGCTTCGCTCTTTAGGTCTGACTCTTCGTCCCATCCCattcctcgccctctcccgcacctcatcttcatctcaTCTTCTCTCATCTTCTTACATCTATCCAGTGTTCCATTTGCCttgctcgtcctcgtccacaaCTTGATCtctgccgccgacgtccaAAGTCTTCTCCTCTCGGCACCAACCCCGGCGACTACCACTGCCGACCTTCCCCCACAAGTAGCCGCCACGAATCCCCACCCTGTCACGACTGCACGAAATGGCCTCGCCAACGAGCGACAACGACCGCATCTATGTCTGCCAGCACTGTCCCAAGCGTTATGCTCGCAAGGACTATCTTGAACGTCACGAGCTGAACCGTGAGTGTCGTCTGCGTGTTCGAGACAGGTCGTGGTCAGAGGATGCAAGAGGAAGGTATGGCATATGTGGAGTGGGTATAGCGGAAATCGGCGGATGGTCCAAGGTTCCACCCTGGTCAAGGCGAGGTTGCCGACAGGCACCGGACTTGCCGTTTAGCAATCCATTCTCCCACCCCACTCTGCCTTTAACCACTCTCTCGTCATCATCCCGTCTCCCCCACTTGGTTTTGACCTCGGTTACATACATGGCACATGGCACATGAACATGGGGGACCTCATTCACGTGCTCCTTGTGACCCCACCTAGCTTTGGTGGACGGACCTTGACCATGACGCCAACGTACGACGCATACTGACCAACAAGACACCCGTCCCCGATCCGTCTGTCCAGCATGCGGCAAGGGCTTTGCCCGTCCTGACGTGCTCCGCAAGCACCTCTCAACGTCGTGCAAGAGTCGCCGCGGTTCTGACGGTGACGCACCGGCACCTCTCACCactgccgaggaggacgctCTCGTACCccgcaagcgccgccgcccacaGCGCCGCGACACCAACGTCTCGGCAGACAGCCCAGGGTCAGACGACGGCAACCCACGCCCCCTCAAGCAGCCAACCTTTGCCCGTGGTTATTCATTTccaagctcctccagctTCATCTCTCCACACTCTAGCTTCGGGCTCGACAGCATTGAGCGTGACCGACTCGACcgtcttggccgcctcgactcTCGCCTCAATGGGCGCCTGGACGGGCGCTACGAAGCCATCGCCGGTTCGCGCAGCGAACTCCTCCGGAACCTCGAGGGAGAGTCGGCCCTGAGCGACCGCGAGGACTCGACTTCGCCACAATTCGATGACAGCCCACGCTTCACCCGCACCATGCTCCCTTCTTCATCACTCTCGCCCCGCCttgtgcgcgacgaggcgaccGAAGGTACTGCCGACGGACCGGCCCGCGCCGGTGCTTCGCTCGACCTCCCCCTTGCCCCGGCTTTTGCCGCAACGCCAGAAACTCTAGGGCCTCTCTCATTCACACCCAAGCCTGACAATGATTTTCCAGCCCGTACCGAGCGCTTCAATCTTACCCTCGGTGGTGACGGCATGCCCACCCTCGCACCTGTCGCCAGTGGGCAGCAGGCCGGCTCCGGGGTCGAGTTTCCCAGTGTCATGCCTGCGGAGGTCACTCCGGACCTCACCTGGGCCTCGGGGTCGGGGTCCGACTCAGAGTCCCACGAGTCGGTCGACGATCTCTTCTCATGGTTCTTCAACGTCTCAaactcggcctcgagtgCGGTTTGGCCCAACACGCCAGTCGACGAGTCCGCAAAAGATGACGTCGCCATCttcaccgacgccgacatgAGCTCGTCTCTCCTCACCTCGCCTGGGACCCCCCACTCGAGCATCCACGGTCTGGACGACCGTCTCTCCTCGCAACAGGCCAACCCTCGCTCCCTCCCTTACACTGGCCAGCCGTTTCCACCCCTCCCGGACCAGTGGCGCGAGGGCTGGCAGTGGTGCCTGCCACCAGCTGCTGACGTTCTCGACGGCCGCGcccgcgacgaggtcctGAACCTGTTCGAAGGGTCGATTCGCGACGACATGCTCTCCCCCGCGTTCAGCCTCAACCAGATGCGCCTTTATCTCGAGCTCTACTTTATGTGAGTGGGCATGGTGCGCTACCTCGCCAGGTGCGGCCTCGAGTATCGAGCAGAGTGGTGTGCTGAGACACGCTGCTCTTGCTACCGACTCGATCCCGCACCTCCCATGCCTGCTATTATAGTCACTTCGCCCCACTGTACCCTATTATCCACCGTCCGAGCCTGGCATACAGGCGTCTCCCacccgacctcctcctcaccatgCTGTGCATTGGTACGACCTTTTACGAGGACAGAGAGGGTTTCCGCATTGCAATGCGGATCCACAAACGGCTTCGCAATCGTATCTTCGAGGTGAG contains the following coding sequences:
- the PRD1 gene encoding uncharacterized protein (Peptidase family M3); translated protein: MPATYPKPPTAPPHWVYTPKNIETNVESYITDTDKLLDQIAALPQGQRTFDNTVRRMAFHDSAADKGIEPGLFLQYVSQDEGVRNASVDADKKLQEYGLKTIAREDIYQALLDAEADAKAENKLNSEEQRLMDRMIRDRKRNGLGLEKSKRDELLKIQTKIMGLEVDFQRACNEEKGFLLFTEEELVGVPEAAIEGYPKEGDKYKVTYKTPDIVPIFQYADNPETRRRAQLGYEGKTIQNVPVLEEIIELRKQVADILGFENFADYILDIKMAKDSKTVMDFLNDLRTKLTPLGEAEKKNFLELKKEVHKEKGYAPDDELNLWDYRYYDRLWTERKLALDDEKVKEYFPVSKVVPTILDIYKQLLSVQFYPVPRDEEHGGNTWHNDAEAYAVWDHQDGKDTEFLGYMYLDLFPRENKYGHAAVWGLIPGWTKEDGGRSYPTVCMVANLAKPTPKRPALMKHSDVVTFFHEMGHAFHGLCSRTQFSRFHGTHVARDFVEAPSQMLENWCWLPEQLKSMSSHYETGESLPDDLIQSIVKSKNVNQGLFNLRQLFFGLYDMTLHTSKENIDQTKLWCDLRKDVSLVTTKGEYIGGQSGFAHIVGGYGAGYYGYLYSLVFAADMFETVFSKAPMSPENGMKYRNEILKVGGSRDEMDSLVALLGRKPTNDAFLRDLLGGAEGEAARL